A section of the Citrus sinensis cultivar Valencia sweet orange chromosome 8, DVS_A1.0, whole genome shotgun sequence genome encodes:
- the LOC102617828 gene encoding zinc finger CCCH domain-containing protein 17, translated as MVVAAAAQQQHQQQQQVSTASATAEEEALKRNTDCVYFLASPLTCKKGSECEYRHSEYARVNPRDCYFWLNGNCLNPKCGFRHPPLDGLIGTQMAVSTGSYFPSSHSATMPAAHASNNSGKQAVPCIFFQKGLCIKGDKCAFLHGPNTAVNKAPQPTAAAPANEPPTLKKASGVLQKCTQEQKVPPANVPKAVVVRPEANKHTHKAETSFPRNAAGNERNAPPPSGTDDEFPRYKATNVPPVINGNSLICSNRLHQAHALDDQSFQHGKDADEFLRESSPGFDVLVDDELRDSDYYHDEDQYGRTRGHEGRDLNSVNEYDIGRSVDYTSLTEMGRETFRDPREYDIGSYDHISMQGQYAWEQHMAASDRVLVGDSSNQERRSYSKSETHNQINESDLRYRLSKHRRANGLRSVVSPDYAPDNQLEEQSHRISTRRDSRHLASQESSLSSRLHGRIKPPRRSLVSGSDLRSERDLERGRNWGSVSPGRPQTSHQGRLRDRIKGTLEDDYSGGRNFRGPRMMRREMMDDRDADFAGPKSLSELKGKKNAESKEQQSLRKRKSLEDHRQPEGGLSFDGPMPLSEILKRKRGAGGATSASTEKSSANMEVENQKESQGSLVGSSNNTAAQSAVSTVSKEVSNYKEAGAVKETEGKNEATHDKSSQLPNASEVEAEDGMIAEEGIEDHDLEADDLRDGEYEYEQGDEGDYNYEEGENAEGEEEYLEDEDGDDFAKKIGVMFS; from the exons ATGGTCGTCGCGGCAGCAGCTCAGCAACAACATCAACAACAGCAGCAAGTGTCGACGGCATCAGCAACAGCCGAAGAAGAAGCCTTAAAGAGAAACACTGATTGCGTTTACTTTCTTGCTTCTCCTTTAACCTGCAAAAAG GGGAGTGAATGCGAGTATCGACACAGTGAATATGCCAGGGTTAACCCGAGGGACTGTTATTTCTGGTTGAATGGTAATTGTTTGAATCCCAAGTGTGGGTTCCGTCACCCG CCCCTTGATGGCCTAATAGGAACCCAAATGGCAGTCTCTACTGGATCTTATTTTCCTTCATCACACTCAGCAACTATGCCTGCTGCACATGCCTCAAACAACTCGGGTAAACAAGCAGTCCCatgcattttctttcaaaaggGGCTTTGCATAAAAGGTGACAAATGTGCTTTTCTGCACGGACCAAATACTGCTGTTAATAAAGCCCCACAGCCTACAGCAGCTGCCCCAGCTAATGAACCTCCAACTTTGAAAAAGGCTTCTGGTGTCCTTCAAAAGTGCACTCAAGAGCAGAAGGTTCCACCAGCAAATGTACCAAAGGCAGTTGTAGTACGTCCTGAAGCTAATAAGCATACTCATAAAGCTGAAACTTCTTTCCCACGAAATGCTGCTGGCAATGAAAGAAATGCACCACCTCCTTCTGGGACAGACGATGAATTTCCTCGATATAAAGCTACAAACGTTCCTCCTGTCATCAATGGTAACTCCTTGATCTGCTCTAATCGTTTGCATCAGGCTCATGCACTGGATGATCAAAGTTTCCAGCATGGTAAGGATGCTGATGAGTTTTTGAGGGAGTCCTCTCCTGGATTTGATGTTCTTGTTGATGATGAGCTCAGAGATTCTGATTATTATCATGATGAAGATCAATATGGCAGAACAAGAGGGCATGAAGGAAGGGACTTGAACTCAGTGAATGAATATGATATTGGCCGCTCTGTTGATTACACTTCATTGACTGAAATGGGAAGAGAAACATTTCGTGATCCACGAGAATATGACATTGGCTCGTATGACCATATCAGTATGCAGGGGCAGTATGCTTGGGAACAGCACATGGCTGCATCAGATAGAGTGTTAGTGGGTGATTCATCTAATCAGGAAAGGAGGAGTTACTCGAAGTCTGAAACtcataatcaaattaatgaatCAGATTTGCGATATCGTTTGTCAAAGCATCGGAGGGCTAATGGGTTGAGATCAGTCGTCAGCCCCGATTATGCCCCTGACAACCAATTAGAAGAGCAATCTCACCGTATTTCTACTCGAAGAGACTCACGGCATTTAGCTTCCCAGGAGAGCTCCCTTAGTAGTCGCCTCCATGGCAGAATAAAGCCTCCAAGGAGATCTCTAGTCAGTGGTAGTGATTTACGGTCAGAAAGGGATCTGGAAAGGGGAAGGAATTGGGGCTCTGTGTCACCTGGTAGGCCTCAGACATCGCACCAGGGGAGGCTTCGTGACAGAATAAAAGGGACACTAGAGGATGATTACAGTGGAGGAAGAAACTTCAGGGGCCCCAGGATGATGAGAAGAGAGATGATGGATGACAGAGATGCTGATTTTGCTGGTCCTAAAAGCCTTTCTGAGCTAaaaggtaaaaagaatgcagaGAGTAAGGAGCAGCAATCTCTTCGAAAGAGGAAAAGCTTAGAGGATCATCGACAACCTGAAGGTGGCCTTTCGTTCGACGGTCCAATGCCCTTAAGCGAgattctgaaaagaaaaagaggagcTGGAGGAGCAACATCAGCTTCCACTGAAAAATCTTCTGCCAATATGGAAGTCGAGAATCAAAAAGAAAGCCAGGGAAGCTTGGTTGGCAGCTCCAATAATACTGCAGCACAAAGTGCTGTTTCAACTGTATCCAAGGAAGTATCCAACTATAAGGAAGCTGGTGCTGTCAAAGAAACCGAAGGTAAAAATGAAGCAACCCATGACAAGTCTTCTCAACTGCCAAATGCAAGTGAGGTTGAGGCTGAAGATGGGATGATTGCAGAAGAAGGGATTGAAGATCATGATCTTGAAGCGGATGATCTGAGGGATGGAGAGTATGAATATGAGCAGGGCGATGAAGGGGATTATAATTATGAAGAAGGTGAAAATGCAGAGGGCGAAGAAGAATACTTGGAAGATGAAGATGGAGATGACTTTGCTAAGAAGATTGGAGTCATGTTCTCTTGA
- the LOC102618301 gene encoding uncharacterized protein LOC102618301: MDYERIQKPQGVHGGGFSPGKLRSMLLGVEKKRKEDDDFESRSQLTHVHESSSGGNNFDSCKDVDVVSVLPECSTSSSSTTTTADSLAAQMRMNSGIRSQQDLILPLDYDSSSSGGGGGGGAHHDNLNTPLSVFEFHQKAEQRAPQAQRVPLAPFSKPAPSKWDDAQKWIASPTSNRLARTGSHPQGGGARKVGIMGRQLSTKVVHEVPPDQNFVVCEEPDTKRIDMSLANKFLNWEADSYPVADSYAKPVLMIENSVAESAISLSRHDSSIAIQSATTFIPPPSTARSVSMRDMGTEMTPIASQEPSRTGTPITATTPIRSPSSSRPSTPGRTAPAPSPTIPHNNHVDVNQELSEKELQMKTRREIIALGTQLGKMNIAAWASKEEEDKDASTSFKTVAAEQPTKNVIETRAASWEEAEKAKYMARFKREEMKIQAWENHQKAKAEAEMRKIEVEVERIRGRAHDRLMNKLAATRHKAEEKRAEADAKRNQQAAKTEQQAECIRRTGHIPSSFNCWGWCF; encoded by the exons atgGATTACGAAAGAATCCAAAAGCCTCAG GGTGTGCACGGCGGCGGATTTTCCCCCGGAAAGTTAAGGAGTATGCTTTTGGGAGtcgaaaagaagagaaaagaagatgatgattttGAATCCAGATCTCAACTTACTCATGTTCATGAATCATCATCAG GTGGTAATAATTTCGATAGTTGCAAAGATGTAGATGTTGTGAGTGTTCTTCCTGAATGCTcaacttcatcatcatctacaACAACAACAGCTGACTCATTAGCTGCGCAGATGCGAATGAATTCGGGAATCAGGTCTCAACAAGACCTCATCCTCCCTTTAGACTATGACAGTAGTagtagtggtggtggtggtggtggtggtgccCACCATGATAATCTCAATACCCCTTTGTCTGTGTTTGAGTTTCATCAGAAGGCGGAGCAGCGGGCACCTCAGGCTCAACGAGTGCCCCTTGCTCCATTTTCGAAACCTGCGCCTTCCAAATGGGATGATGCCCAGAAGTGGATAGCGAGTCCTACTTCCAACAGGCTGGCTAGGACCGGAAGCCACCCTCAAGGAGGTGGAGCTCGTAAAGTTGGTATTATGGGCCGCCAGTTGTCCACCAAGGTCGTTCATGAAGTTCCCCctgatcaaaattttgttgtttgtgaAGAACCTGATACCAAGCGGATTGATATGAGTCTAGCTAACAAGTTTCTTAATTGGGAGGCTGATTCTTACCCTGTTGCAGATTCGTATGCCAAGCCTGTGCTTATGATTGAGAATTCCGTTGCAGAGTCAGCTA TTAGTCTTAGCCGGCATGATTCCTCAATAGCTATACAGAGTGCAACTACTTTCATACCGCCTCCTTCAACAGCTAGATCTGTATCAATGAGAGATATGGGCACAGAAATGACTCCAATTGCTAGTCAAGAACCTTCTAGAACTGGAACTCCTATCACAGCTACAACACCAATTCGCAGCCCATCCTCGTCTAGGCCATCGACTCCTGGTAGAACTGCACCAGCTCCTTCTCCAACAATTCCACATAATAATCATGTGGATGTGAACCAAGAGTTATCTGAAAAGGAGCTGCAAATGAAAACTAGGAGGGAAATTATTGCTCTTGGTACCCAGCTTGGTAAAATGAACATTGCTGCCTGGGCTAGCAAAGAGGAGGAGGATAAGGATGCATCCACATCATTCAAAACTGTAGCAGCAGAACAACCAACCAAAAATGTCATTGAAACACGTGCAGCTTCGTGGGAGGAGGCCGAGAAAGCCAAGTATATGGCCAG GTTCAAACGTGAGGAGATGAAAATTCAGGCTTGGGAGAACCatcaaaaagcaaaagcagaAGCTGAGATGAGAAAAATTGAG GTAGAGGTTGAAAGGATCAGGGGAAGAGCCCATGATAGACTTATGAACAAATTGGCAGCTACAAGGCACAAGGCAGAAGAGAAGCGAGCTGAGGCTGATGCTAAGAGAAACCAGCAAGCTGCAAAAACTGAGCAGCAAGCGGAGTGTATTCGAAGAACTGGCCACATCCCTTCCTCGTTTAACTGTTGGGGGTGGTGCTTTTGA
- the LOC127899432 gene encoding putative pentatricopeptide repeat-containing protein At2g02150, whose amino-acid sequence MKLIEAALSFFSKMLFSFRRLLFIKRRIIIPHTHRVSPLLSLNPSHFSFNQSCPLIWFTGFLYIIRYPFVSKANPHNYFQHISRDSLCKIIQKDQWDDPQIVRLFDSSLAPIWVSRVLIQFKQDPRLALKFFKWAKTRTGFCHTTESYCILVHILFYARMYLDANNTLKELILSIRSRKLPGFDAFDALWLTRNVCVFASGVFDALFSNLVDLGLLEEANDCFSRMKRFRVLPKARSCNALLHRLSKSGKGNLSIKFFRDMVGAGIAPSVFTFNIMIDYMCKEGDMDTARSFFHNMKQRGLMPDIVTYNTLIDGYGKIGLLDESLCIFEEMKDAGCKPDVITYNALINCFCKFERMHRAFEFFREMRNNELKPNVVTYSTLIDALCKEGMIQQAIKFFVDMRRVGLKPNEFTFTSLIDAKCKIGNLDEALKLANEMLQEADTELNIVTCTSILDGLCEAGKMKKAEELFREMLKAGITPNQQVYTALIHGYVKAKNLETAMELYKEMKGKNIKADLPLYGTIIWGLCIESKFEDSKLLLSEMKENGLTANTVICTTLMDAYFKAGEPSEALSLLDEMLDSRIEVTVVTFCVLIDGLCKSGLVREAIDYFGRLPDFGLRPNVAVYTALIDGLCKKNCIERARNLFDEMLKRDMIPDTTAYTALIDGYLKHESFKEALNLKNRMTEVGVDLDLNAYTSLVWGLSRCGHLQEARVLFHEMIGRGILPDEILCISLLKKHYERGNMDEAIELQNEMMGRGLLSGSKNYALPIVQT is encoded by the coding sequence ATGAAACTAATTGAAGCTGCTTTGAGTTTCTTCTCCAAAATGCTATTTTCTTTTCGCCGTCTCCTCTTCATCAAACGTAGAATCATCATCCCTCACACTCACAGAGTGAGCCCTCTCCTTTCTTTAAACCCTAGTCATTTCTCTTTCAATCAATCTTGTCCTTTGATTTGGTTCACTGGTTTTCTCTATATTATCAGATACCCTTTTGTCTCCAAAGCAAATCCCCacaattattttcaacacATTAGTAGAGATTCTTTGTGTAAAATCATTCAAAAAGACCAATGGGACGACCCTCAAATCGTTCGTTTGTTTGACTCTTCATTGGCCCCCATTTGGGTTTCGAGGGTTTTGATTCAATTCAAACAAGACCCGAGATTAGCtttgaaattctttaaatGGGCAAAAACCCGAACTGGGTTTTGCCACACTACTGAGTCGTATTGCATTTTGGTtcacattttgttttatgcGAGGATGTACTTAGATGCTAATAATACTCttaaagaattgattttgtCTATCAGGTCAAGGAAACTGCCGGGTTTTGATGCTTTTGATGCTTTGTGGTTGACAAGAAATGTATGCGTTTTTGCATCTGGTGTGTTTGATGCTTTGTTTAGTAACTTAGTTGACTTGGGACTGCTTGAGGAAGCTAACGACTGTTTTTCTAGGATGAAGAGGTTTAGGGTTTTGCCAAAAGCGCGGTCTTGTAATGCGCTTTTGCATAGGCTTTCCAAGTCAGGGAAGGGGAACTTGTCGATCAAGTTTTTCAGGGATATGGTTGGGGCAGGGATTGCCCCATCTGTgtttacttttaatataatGATAGATTATATGTGCAAAGAAGGTGATATGGATACTGCTAGAAGCTTTTTTCACAACATGAAACAAAGAGGGTTGATGCCGGATATTGTTACATACAATACTCTTATCGATGGTTACGGGAAGATTGGGTTGTTGGATGAATCACTATGTatatttgaagaaatgaaGGATGCAGGTTGCAAGCCTGATGTAATAACATACAatgctttaattaattgtttctgTAAATTTGAGAGAATGCATCGGGCTTTTGAGTTTTTCAGAGAGATGAGGAATAATGAGTTGAAACCAAATGTTGTAACTTATAGCACATTAATTGATGCTTTATGCAAAGAGGGGATGATCCAACAggcaattaaattttttgttgacatGAGAAGAGTAGGTCTTAAACCTAACGAATTCACATTTACTTCTTTGATTGATGCGAAATGCAAAATAGGTAATCTTGATGAAGCTTTGAAGCTGGCTAATGAGATGTTGCAAGAGGCTGACACTGAGTTGAACATTGTTACATGTACAAGTATACTGGATGGTCTTTGTGAAGCagggaagatgaagaaagCAGAGGAACTATTTAGGGAAATGTTAAAAGCAGGAATAACTCCTAACCAGCAAGTTTATACTGCCCTTATTCATGGTTATGTTAAGGCCAAGAATTTAGAGACTGCCATGGAACTTTACAAAGAAATGAAGGGAAAAAACATTAAAGCAGACTTGCCACTATATGGGACCATCATTTGGGGTCTGTGCATCGAAAGTAAATTTGAAGACTCTAAGCTTTTGTTAAGTGAGATGAAGGAGAATGGTCTAACTGCAAATACTGTCATATGCACAACGCTTATGGATGCTTATTTTAAGGCTGGAGAACCTTCGGAGGCCCTCAGTCTGCTAGATGAAATGTTGGACTCGAGAATTGAGGTTACAGTTGTGACATTTTGTGTATTAATTGATGGTTTGTGCAAAAGTGGACTGGTCCGAGAAgcaattgattattttggtAGGTTGCCAGATTTTGGTTTGCGTCCGAATGTTGCTGTATATACAGCCCTGATTGATGGTCTTTGTAAGAAAAATTGCATTGAAAGAGCCAGaaatttgtttgatgaaatgctCAAGAGAGATATGATTCCTGATACAACTGCGTACACCGCTCTGATAGATGGATACTTGAAGCATGAAAGTTTTAAGGaagctttgaatttgaaaaatagaaTGACTGAAGTTGGTGTGGATCTTGATCTGAATGCCTACACTTCCTTAGTTTGGGGGCTTTCTCGATGCGGTCATCTGCAGGAAGCAAGAGTGTTATTTCATGAGATGATTGGCAGGGGGATCCTTCCTGATGAGATTCTATGTATCTCTCTATTAAAGAAGCATTATGAGCGAGGAAATATGGATGAAGCAATTGAATTGCAAAATGAAATGATGGGAAGGGGTCTGTTGTCTGGCTCTAAGAATTATGCTCTTCCTATAGTACAAACTTGA
- the LOC102607913 gene encoding cell division control protein 2 homolog 2-like isoform X1 → MWSDSVIYNVPLGVILLLICGRENFQYSALEVKGEDEFGGVYRCKDTDTDETVLLKTVFIRDSSECVPSSILTKISLLKVMEHPHILRLLDVVNEENRKHVYQVFECAGPDLKTVIKKFPGKIKNPKIVKVLLNQILRGISLYHSIKCIHGRLNPHQVLINMSNYTVKLADVGMKVAPSYKAPEILLGFPTYSFSADVWSVGCIFAEMVIQKPLIDGTTEFHERSSIFRLMGTPSEETLPGVTTFFKFLDCYAKSEPKDLATQLPGLEPAGIDLLQKMLRMDPKERITVNDALEHYYFGDLVSVP, encoded by the exons ATGTGGTCTGACTCTGTCATATACAATGTTCCATTGGGAgtaattcttcttttaatttgtggGCGTGAGAATTTTCAGTACAGTGCACTTGAGGTGAAAGGTGAGGATGAATTTGGCGGTGTCTATAGGTGTAAGGACACCGACACCGATGAGACTGTACTCCTCAAGACAGTTTTTATTCGAGATAGCAGTGAATGTGTTCCGAGCTCAATACTAACTAAAATTTCCCTTCTGAAAGTGATGGAGCATCCCCATATTCTCAG ATTGCTGGACGTTGTGAATGAAGAGAATAGAAAGCATGTGTATCAAGTCTTTGAGTGTGCAGGCCCGGATCTTAAAACCGTCATAAAGAAGTTTCcggggaaaataaaaaatccgAAGATAGTAAAA GTCCTTCTGAATCAGATTCTCCGTGGTATCTCGTTATACCATTCGATCAAATGTATACATGGACGCTTGAATCCCCATCAAGTGCTGATAAATATGAGCAATTACACAGTGAAACTAGCAGATGTTGGAATG AAAGTAGCACCATCCTACAAGGCACCTGAAATTCTCCTTGGCTTCCCTACATACTCCTTTTCAGCTGATGTGTGGTCTGTTGGGTGTATATTTGCTGAGATGGTGATTCAGAAGCCTCTAATTGACGGTACAACTGAGTTTCATGAAAGGAGCAGTATTTTCAG GCTGATGGGTACACCAAGTGAAGAAACCCTGCCTGGGGTGACcacatttttcaaatttctcgACTGCTATGCAAAGAGTGAGCCCAAG GATCTGGCAACACAACTACCAGGTCTTGAGCCAGCTGGTATCGATCTTCTTCAg AAAATGCTACGCATGGATCCGAAAGAGAGAATCACAGTTAATGACGCACTAGAGCATTATTACTTCGGGGATTTGGTATCTGTTCCATAA
- the LOC112497531 gene encoding cell division control protein 2 homolog A-like produces the protein MGEPSEETLPGVTTFFPFIYCYEESEPKDLAILLPDLEPAGVDLLQKMLRVNPKERITVNDALNHHYFRDVVSVP, from the exons ATGGGTGAACCAAGTGAAGAAACCCTGCCTGGGGTCACCACATTTTTCCCATTTATCTACTGTTATGAAGAGAGTGAGCCTAAG GATCTGGCAATCCTACTACCAGATCTTGAGCCAGCTGGTGTCGATCTTCTTCAG AAAATGCTACGCGTGAATCCAAAAGAGAGAATCACAGTTAATGATGCACTAAACCATCACTACTTCAGGGATGTGGTATCTGTTCCATAA
- the LOC102607913 gene encoding cell division control protein 2 homolog isoform X2, with protein sequence MVKYSALEVKGEDEFGGVYRCKDTDTDETVLLKTVFIRDSSECVPSSILTKISLLKVMEHPHILRLLDVVNEENRKHVYQVFECAGPDLKTVIKKFPGKIKNPKIVKVLLNQILRGISLYHSIKCIHGRLNPHQVLINMSNYTVKLADVGMKVAPSYKAPEILLGFPTYSFSADVWSVGCIFAEMVIQKPLIDGTTEFHERSSIFRLMGTPSEETLPGVTTFFKFLDCYAKSEPKDLATQLPGLEPAGIDLLQKMLRMDPKERITVNDALEHYYFGDLVSVP encoded by the exons ATGGTAAag TACAGTGCACTTGAGGTGAAAGGTGAGGATGAATTTGGCGGTGTCTATAGGTGTAAGGACACCGACACCGATGAGACTGTACTCCTCAAGACAGTTTTTATTCGAGATAGCAGTGAATGTGTTCCGAGCTCAATACTAACTAAAATTTCCCTTCTGAAAGTGATGGAGCATCCCCATATTCTCAG ATTGCTGGACGTTGTGAATGAAGAGAATAGAAAGCATGTGTATCAAGTCTTTGAGTGTGCAGGCCCGGATCTTAAAACCGTCATAAAGAAGTTTCcggggaaaataaaaaatccgAAGATAGTAAAA GTCCTTCTGAATCAGATTCTCCGTGGTATCTCGTTATACCATTCGATCAAATGTATACATGGACGCTTGAATCCCCATCAAGTGCTGATAAATATGAGCAATTACACAGTGAAACTAGCAGATGTTGGAATG AAAGTAGCACCATCCTACAAGGCACCTGAAATTCTCCTTGGCTTCCCTACATACTCCTTTTCAGCTGATGTGTGGTCTGTTGGGTGTATATTTGCTGAGATGGTGATTCAGAAGCCTCTAATTGACGGTACAACTGAGTTTCATGAAAGGAGCAGTATTTTCAG GCTGATGGGTACACCAAGTGAAGAAACCCTGCCTGGGGTGACcacatttttcaaatttctcgACTGCTATGCAAAGAGTGAGCCCAAG GATCTGGCAACACAACTACCAGGTCTTGAGCCAGCTGGTATCGATCTTCTTCAg AAAATGCTACGCATGGATCCGAAAGAGAGAATCACAGTTAATGACGCACTAGAGCATTATTACTTCGGGGATTTGGTATCTGTTCCATAA